The sequence GCCTGAAAAAAATAGGAGTTTCCATAACCGAGGCAAGCACTATCCGGGAGGGCATGGAATTCCTGGAAAATTTTCAGCCCGACCTGGTCTTATCCAATCTCGTAATGGATGAATTGGATGGATTTGACTTGTTAACCATGCTGAAATCTCATGAAAAACATTCAAGGCTTGATGTAATAATTATGGGCCCTCCGTTTGAGTTTGAACTGGAGGAAAAGGCGCTGAAGCTCGGGGCATTATCATATATCCCCAAACCGGTTGTCGCGAAGGAGATCATTACGCTTGTATCGAAACATCTGTCGAACGGTGAATTTTTTGGGGAAGGAAATGCTTGAGGCTCGAAAGTGACTGCCGATTTCCATATACAAAATATTTATTGAAGTAGATTTGACCGATTGTTTGGATTTGAATCCCGACCCCAAATGCTTTTTGTCTGACTAAAAATGTAAAGATGCTCGGCGCGAATCGCTAATTCTCTAATTTACAAATAGTTGCAGGTATAGATCTGTCAGGAATTCGTCATGAAAAAGTGAAAGAAGCGCTCCAATCGCCAGAAAGGGGCCGAACGGGATCTTGGTTTTTCTCCCCTTCCCGAGAATGATGATGCTGGTAATACCAACTATCGAACCGATGAACGAACCGAGGAAGATGGTGAAAAGGACCGATTTCAATCCGAGGAAGGCTCCTATCATTGCTATCAGTTTTATATCGCCCCCCCCCATTCCTCCTGGGACAAGCAGAGCAAGAATGAAAAAAAGCGCCCCTCCAGATACAAGGCCCCAGACGGAACTTTCAATACCAATCGGAAGGATCAGCCACGCGAATAATAGGCCGAGCGGTATGCCGGGGAGAGTTATTACATCCGGGATTATCATGTGGTCGAGGTCTATGAATGTGATCGCTATCAACGAAGCGGAAAAAAACATGTACACGATAGAGGCCGGAGTTACCCCGAACTGGTTGTATGAAGAGAGGAAGATGAGGGCGCAAATAAATTCCACGAGCGGGTATCGTGGAGATATCCCGGCTTTGCAGTCTGGACATCTACCTCTTAAAAGAAGGTAGCTGATGAGCGGGATGTTGTTCCACGGCTTTATCGATGCGCCGCAATTGGGACAGGATGAGCGGGGAGTAACGACAGACTTTCTCTCCGGCAGTCTGTGGATGACTACGTTCAGGAATGAGCCTACAGACGCGCCGATAATGAAAAAATATATCTGCATCAGACCGATGTTATAAAGGGGTGAAGTTGAGATCGGATTATCCCCTCTAAAAAAGTTTCCGTTTATTGATTGCCTTCAATATGGCATCGCTTCCGAACCCCTTGCCTGCCAGGAAATCATATAGACGTTTTTTTATATGTATCGGTGAAAGCCCATCCTTCATCCGGCTCATTTTTTTCTCGATAAGGCTATGTAACTGATTTTCCGTATCTTCAGGGTTCGAAAAGATCTCCGCAATCGCCTCATCGGCAAGTTTTCTATCGACCCCTTTCTTTATGAGTTTGTTCATTATGTAATTCGGCCCGACCTTCCTGTTGCGCGACAGCGAGCTTCCATACAGAGTTGCGAACTTCCTGTCATTCAGGTATCCGTCATCGACCAACCTGGAGATTACTTCTTTTATAGTATCCTCCTCAAAGTCCCTTTTCTTGAGGGCCTCGCGGATCTCAAGTATCGACCGATCCCTTCTGGCCAGAAGTCTATAAGCTACATTCATCCCTTTTTGAAAAGGAGACGACATGGCTACTTTTTGGATTTTGCGGTTTTGCCTGTCGTTTTCTCTTTCGGTTCGTTACCGTTGTCGGGCGTCTGCGGCTTCAGTTTCTTGGCGGTCCCAAGCCCCAGTTTTTCCCTCAATTGTGTTTCCAGCTTGGCTGTGAGTTCAGGATTTTCCTTGAATGTGTTCTTGGCCTGTTCGCGCCCCTGCCCGATCTTTTCGCCGTTATAAGAGTACCATGAGCCCGATTTTTCAATCGCACCATGTTCCACGCCGAGGTCGATCAGATCACCAAGAAGGGAGATGCCGGTGCCGAAAATGATATCGAATTCCGACTGTTTGAAAGGGGGAGCCAGTTTGTTCTTCACCACTTTCACCCTCGTCCTGTTTCCGATAACGTCCTCTTTTTCCTTGATGGCGCTGATCTTTCGGATATCAAGCCTGACAGTTGCGTAGAATTTCAGGGCGTTTCCCCCGGTTGTCGTTTCAGGGCTGCCGAACATTACGCCGATCTTCATCCTTATCTGATTGATGAATATTACGCATGTGGACGATTTCGAGATTATGCCGGTCAATTTGCGGAGCGCCTGGCTCATCAGTCTGGCGTGTAGACCCATGTGGCTGTCCCCCATGTCACCCTCTATTTCGGCGGCAGGTGTGAGTGCGGCTACAGAGTCGACTACAACAACGTCGCAAGCCCCTGAACGTACAAGGGTTTCGACGATCTCAAGCGCCTGTTCCCCTGTATCCGGCTGGGATATGACCAGGTTTTCCACATCTACACCGAGGTGTTTCGCGTATTCCGGGTCAAGTGCGTGTTCGGCGTCCACGAATGCGGCTATACCGCCGTTTTTCTGCGCGTTGGCAATTATATGAAGGGTCAATGTTGTCTTACCCGATGATTCAGGCCCGAAGATTTCGATCACTCTCCCCCTCGGTATCCCCCCTATTCCAAGGGCGTAGTCGAGAGAGATGGCCCCGGTGGGGATGACATTGTCCGCCGAGAATTTCGGCCCGTGATCCCCAAGGAGCATGACGGAGCCCTTGCCGAAATTTTTTTCGATCTGGGAAAAGGCCATATCAAGCGCCTTTTTCTTGTCTACCGGAATATCGCTCATTTCTCCCCTCCCGCGGAAAGTTTCATTTCTGCCAATTCTGTATATATTGCGCCAGTAGGATTCAGCTCGCTCTTCATCAGGAAGATCTGCTTAACGTCGATCTTCGCCAAACCTCTTTTGTGAAACTGACGCATTTTCATAATCAAACTGCTCTTAGCCTTGAAAGATTTTACCCGACCGAGGGTGATATGGGGGAAAAATTCTCGCTGTTCCTCCTCAAACCCGAGCTTCACCAGTTCCTTTTCTGCCAGTTCCGCCAAATCCTTCAACTTGTCGACTTCTCCCCCCAGCTCCGCGCAGACTATTCGTGGGTAATGCGGATTTGGGATAAGTTCCAAGCCATTTACAGCCAGAGATATCGGGCCTGTTTCGCGCGCAATTTTTTCAACAGTTTCAGTGATCTTTCCTATCCGTTCGCTTTTCACGTTCCCGAGGAATTTGAGTGTAAGGTGTAGATTTTCCGCATGGACCCAACGCACATCCGCTCCGGTTTTTGCCAGTTCAGCAAGCACCCCCCCCAGGGCGGCTTCGGCCTCTTTTCCAGCCTTTACAGCAACGAATGCACGTACCGTATCCATGGCATACTTTATCATTTCCGGCATTGAAATTTCTCAAACATGAAAAAGAAACTGATTTATGGAATCGGGATACCGCTCGTTGGGGTCAATAAATTGATTTATATTGTTTACCAGTTTGTTTAGTATTTGGTGATGGTATATTTCAGCAGTCGAAGAAGGCTCTTAATGGTTGGCGAGAGTATGGAGCTTGGCCTTGAAGTATCTTCCCGTTTAAACCGGTTTTTCGAGAGGCTTTCCATAAACCTCAAGATAGATTCCGTGAAGAACACCGAACGGGCTGTTCTGATGATGAAGTATTATGAGTATGATCTTGCCATTTGGCTTGCGTCTGAAACGAGGGGGGAGGACGTATCGCAGTTCGTAAAATCACTCGATGAAAGCGAAAACCGGATACCGCTAATTTTTATCGCACCAAACGAGAGCGCGGGGAACTGGGAGGCTGCAGGGCGCGTAGGCGCGGGGAGCCTTTTCACAAGGGAGACCCTGGACGGAATGCCGAAGGTAGTCGACGAGGCTATCCTTGAATACAGGTCGGGGGTCGAAAAGTATGACGCCATGAAAGATCTCCTAAAATCGGCTCAGGAGCTGAAAGAGGTCAACGATGAGATAGTCCATCAGTCCTCAAAGATATTAAGGAACAAGAAGGAGGAGGAGGAGGAGCGGAGGAAGCTTGAGATACTCCTCGATTTCAGCCAGGGGATTTTCATTCTCAATCTTGATAGGCTCATTGAGACATTGAAGGAGCGTCTCCCCAGCATTTTCGGCGTGGAGCTGTTTTCCATTTTCACGCTTGATGAAAACAGGCTCAAACTTCTGGCTTCCAACCATCCGCAGTCCGGCACCAGCATAAAATCCGAGGTTTTGCTGGAGGATTCTCCGCTGATGAAGGAGGCACTAGACAGCGGAAAACCTGTGCTGGTGAACGATTTCGCGCACTCCAGGTTCAAGACTGAAAGCCGCGCAAAGTATCGCGATAACTTCGCCATCTCCATACCGATCTTGATGGATGGCAAGCCTATCGGCGTGCTGAACATGAATGGCAATAGGGAAGGCTTCTTCGATCATCCCGACATCACGTTCATTCACCTCGGCGTCGACATTCTCGCAAGTGCGATTTCAAACGCGATGCAGCATAACCGGCTGGAAGAGCTTTCCATAACTGACGGTCAGACGGGACTATACAATAACAGGTATTTTTATCGCGTACTTTCCGCCGAGTGGGAGAAGTCGAGGAGGTATGACAGGCATTTTTCCCTGATAATCGCTGACATTGATTTTTTTAAAAAGGTAAACGACACATACGGCCATCTTTCCGGCGATCTAATATTGAAGGAGTTTGCTGACGTGCTCGTAAGCAAGGTAAGGAAGGCCGATACGGTTGCGCGATACGGAGGCGAAGAGTTTATCATAGTGCTTCCGGAATCGGATAAATCCGATGCCGCTTTGATGGCCGAGAGGATGAGGAAAGAGATAGAAGCGTCTACTTTCAAGGGTTGTGACAATGCGGATATAAAAATAACATCATCTTTCGGCGTCGCCGATTCCCGAATGCTGGGTTTGAAACGGGGAGAAGATGTTTTGAAGATGGCGGATAACAGGCTTTACATCGCAAAGAACGGCGGTAGAAATATGGTAGTTACCAGCGATAAGGAGAGCCCCTGATCCGGGGAGGAGTTATTTACTTGTTCTGGTAGAGGAGCTTGTTGGTTTCGGCAAGTTTCAGCGCCAGAGCTCGTGTCAGGTTACGGTAGATCGCCGCCATCAGCTCGGGCTTATCGTTTATCGATTTTTCCGAGATCTCGAAAAGTATTACATCGGAAATAGTTCTGGCCGAGGCGGTTCTGTTGCCCGATCCCTTTTCCCCTCTCATGGCAAACCCCATCTCCCCGACAAGATCGCCAGCCGATAGTTTCGTAATGGTTTTCTTTTTGGTCTCGGTGGAGGAGCTGATCTCAATATATATTTCTATCTCCCCCTTGATAATTACATGGAAGCAGTCGGGAACATCTCCCTTTGCGTACAGAAGGTATCCCGGCGGTCTGTTAACAGGTTTGACAGTTGAAAGGAATAAATTCAGGTCGCTATTGCTGAAATTTTTCAGGAATGGAACCGAATCGCGCAGCTTTTCAAGTTTGTCCAGGCTCATCTTCTTTCAGCTTTCTCCCACAGCCGGGTTTAGTCAGTTCAAACCGTTTTCCCATTCATTTAATTTAACAGTATTGGTCCCATGCAAAACGGGACGTGACATGGAAATTAAAATTTCTGCAATCCTGTTAATAGTTTAATGTTGTAAACTTAAAACCAGACACACGACTATTTTAACAGGGGAATTTAGGATGTCGATATTTTTTACTTTTTTAGCGTGTTACATAGCCGGTTCAATTCCGACCGCGCTTGTCGCGGGATATCTGTACGGTGGAATTGACATTCGAACTACCGGGAGCAAAAATGCCGGTGCTACCAATCTCTATCGCTCATTCGGGCTGAAACTCTATGTTCCGGTATTGCTTCTGGACATGTTCAAGGGTTTTGCTGCGACGTTGTGGCTCTCCGCTCTAACGGATCCCGAACCCCTTACTGCTTTGCAAATGCAGATATTTTGCGGTATAGCGGCTGTGTTTGGGCATATTTTTACGGTTTTTGCCAGGTTCAAAGGGGGGAAGGGGGTCGCGACCGCCGCCGGAATGATGCTGGCTCTCATTCCCGCGCAGGTGCTTCTGGCACTTGCGGTTTATCTGGTGATCACTTCTGCCACCCATTATGTCTCGCTTGGATCGATTGGTGCTTCCGTTTCCCTCCCGGTAATATTCTTTCTTGAATATGCTTTTGGAGGGAGTTCATATGAATGGGAGATATACGCTGTTTCAGCCGTGCTGGCCGCCCTTATTATAGTTACTCACCGCTCGAATATCGGCCGTCTTCTCCGCGGGGAGGAAAATAAAACCTACTTTTTTAAAAGGAATTCTGTCTGACCCTGAATAATAAGATATATAATATTAAACAATGATTCATAAACAGGAAATATCTGCCCTCGTTGTTGATGATGAAGAAGTTCTGCGCCAGATGGTGGCGAGGGTTCTAAAGTCGATGTCTATCAAGGCGGATAGCGCCGAGGACGGCCTGATTGCTCTGGACAAAATTAGCCACGGCAGATACGACTTCGTCATCGCGGACATCCGTATGC comes from Nitrospinota bacterium and encodes:
- a CDS encoding response regulator, coding for MFVNTENEEEPEEYPLFENKKVLVIDNSWVQRIFLKLCLKKIGVSITEASTIREGMEFLENFQPDLVLSNLVMDELDGFDLLTMLKSHEKHSRLDVIIMGPPFEFELEEKALKLGALSYIPKPVVAKEIITLVSKHLSNGEFFGEGNA
- a CDS encoding prepilin peptidase; this encodes MQIYFFIIGASVGSFLNVVIHRLPERKSVVTPRSSCPNCGASIKPWNNIPLISYLLLRGRCPDCKAGISPRYPLVEFICALIFLSSYNQFGVTPASIVYMFFSASLIAITFIDLDHMIIPDVITLPGIPLGLLFAWLILPIGIESSVWGLVSGGALFFILALLVPGGMGGGDIKLIAMIGAFLGLKSVLFTIFLGSFIGSIVGITSIIILGKGRKTKIPFGPFLAIGALLSLFHDEFLTDLYLQLFVN
- a CDS encoding recombination regulator RecX; the protein is MNVAYRLLARRDRSILEIREALKKRDFEEDTIKEVISRLVDDGYLNDRKFATLYGSSLSRNRKVGPNYIMNKLIKKGVDRKLADEAIAEIFSNPEDTENQLHSLIEKKMSRMKDGLSPIHIKKRLYDFLAGKGFGSDAILKAINKRKLF
- the recA gene encoding recombinase RecA, producing the protein MSDIPVDKKKALDMAFSQIEKNFGKGSVMLLGDHGPKFSADNVIPTGAISLDYALGIGGIPRGRVIEIFGPESSGKTTLTLHIIANAQKNGGIAAFVDAEHALDPEYAKHLGVDVENLVISQPDTGEQALEIVETLVRSGACDVVVVDSVAALTPAAEIEGDMGDSHMGLHARLMSQALRKLTGIISKSSTCVIFINQIRMKIGVMFGSPETTTGGNALKFYATVRLDIRKISAIKEKEDVIGNRTRVKVVKNKLAPPFKQSEFDIIFGTGISLLGDLIDLGVEHGAIEKSGSWYSYNGEKIGQGREQAKNTFKENPELTAKLETQLREKLGLGTAKKLKPQTPDNGNEPKEKTTGKTAKSKK
- the thpR gene encoding RNA 2',3'-cyclic phosphodiesterase encodes the protein MPEMIKYAMDTVRAFVAVKAGKEAEAALGGVLAELAKTGADVRWVHAENLHLTLKFLGNVKSERIGKITETVEKIARETGPISLAVNGLELIPNPHYPRIVCAELGGEVDKLKDLAELAEKELVKLGFEEEQREFFPHITLGRVKSFKAKSSLIMKMRQFHKRGLAKIDVKQIFLMKSELNPTGAIYTELAEMKLSAGGEK
- a CDS encoding sensor domain-containing diguanylate cyclase, whose protein sequence is MVGESMELGLEVSSRLNRFFERLSINLKIDSVKNTERAVLMMKYYEYDLAIWLASETRGEDVSQFVKSLDESENRIPLIFIAPNESAGNWEAAGRVGAGSLFTRETLDGMPKVVDEAILEYRSGVEKYDAMKDLLKSAQELKEVNDEIVHQSSKILRNKKEEEEERRKLEILLDFSQGIFILNLDRLIETLKERLPSIFGVELFSIFTLDENRLKLLASNHPQSGTSIKSEVLLEDSPLMKEALDSGKPVLVNDFAHSRFKTESRAKYRDNFAISIPILMDGKPIGVLNMNGNREGFFDHPDITFIHLGVDILASAISNAMQHNRLEELSITDGQTGLYNNRYFYRVLSAEWEKSRRYDRHFSLIIADIDFFKKVNDTYGHLSGDLILKEFADVLVSKVRKADTVARYGGEEFIIVLPESDKSDAALMAERMRKEIEASTFKGCDNADIKITSSFGVADSRMLGLKRGEDVLKMADNRLYIAKNGGRNMVVTSDKESP
- a CDS encoding cyclic nucleotide-binding domain-containing protein; amino-acid sequence: MSLDKLEKLRDSVPFLKNFSNSDLNLFLSTVKPVNRPPGYLLYAKGDVPDCFHVIIKGEIEIYIEISSSTETKKKTITKLSAGDLVGEMGFAMRGEKGSGNRTASARTISDVILFEISEKSINDKPELMAAIYRNLTRALALKLAETNKLLYQNK
- the plsY gene encoding glycerol-3-phosphate 1-O-acyltransferase PlsY; the protein is MSIFFTFLACYIAGSIPTALVAGYLYGGIDIRTTGSKNAGATNLYRSFGLKLYVPVLLLDMFKGFAATLWLSALTDPEPLTALQMQIFCGIAAVFGHIFTVFARFKGGKGVATAAGMMLALIPAQVLLALAVYLVITSATHYVSLGSIGASVSLPVIFFLEYAFGGSSYEWEIYAVSAVLAALIIVTHRSNIGRLLRGEENKTYFFKRNSV